The sequence CATGGAATGAATCAGTCCTTCTTAAactcatacaaacacattgaCGGTAAGCTCAGTGAACATGTGCTTGAAACATTTTTAAgcattttatacattttattcCCAGCATTTAGAATGTTTTCAGCTGGCTATTGATTTGTCAGATTTTTATTCCACTTCAGTCACGAAAGGGTTTCCATCTTTATTGTGTGATAACTTCAGGTTGTAACCCCAAACAAAAAAACCAGGAGGGCCTTCTTCCCCGTCATATTGCCAAAGACAACAGCTACAAGGCAGTGGTAAAGGAACTCAAGAAAGCAGAGAGGATACACGGGAAGTACTCCAAAACCGGGGTGTCCAATCCCAACACTCCCTGGGCCCTGACCCTCCACGATTGGTCCCACGAGCACGAGGCCGCCCTCCGGAACGCCTTTTTGGACAAATCAGAAGCCAAGGGCACGGAGACAGTCTCTAGGGAAATGTTCATATCTGTGCTGCAGAAGCTCCAGGCCCCAGTGGAACTGGACCAGCTCCATAAGGTGGTAGTGGCCCACGACAAAAGGAGAGAAGGACTAGTCAACGTCAGTGACTTCTTCAAGGGCCTCAAGTACCTCCAGAAATCATTTACCATCGCCTCTTAtggtccaaagaagaagaaaggaggaaagagaggTAAAAAGGGCAAGAAAAAGGCTAAATTCACTCTCCCCATGCCTATTTGTACCATCCCACCTGAGCTTATATACAGACGGGACGACGGCGGGCCGCCTCACTACATGATCGAGACGTACCAGCATTGTACTGACGTCACTCGTTTCGACCGCGACCACCCGCCAGTCCACCCGATAGAGGATGATTCAGCCTGGTACCTAGACAAGCCGGAGAGGGTCTATATCGACATCAATTATTGTGTGAAGACGGGGGACCTGGAGTCTCTGAACCTGGCCTTCAGTCAGGGGGTCCCGGTGGACGTGAAGGACCGCTTCTATAAGACCCCTCTCATGACTGCCTGCTCCAGTGGAAACTACGAGGTGGCCCAATTCCTCCTCAACTTGGGGTGAGATAGAATTCTCTCCTGGACGAGTTTATTTAGTTTTAGTTTATGGAAAACCTTAGTCAACATATGTAAAGGGGTTGTAACACAACTCATCCTTATCACTTCTCCTTTTTGTAGACTGTATACATTTCTCGATGTTTGCTTTATAATGCAGTGTGATTATGCCGGTAAAGTTATAGTGGTTTAGTCAGTCATAGCATTAGGTCTATTTCAGTACTGTACCGTGTGTGTTTCTTATATACCACAGGGCTGACGTGAATGTGTGTGACCAGTTCCGTTGGACGCCCCTCCACCACGCTTGTCACGCAGGACAACTGGACATAATGGAGCTGCTGGTGGAGAGAGGTGCCAAGGTGGACACGCCCGCTCTCAACGGTGCCACACCCCTCATGAGGGCCATCGAGAGCTGCAGGCCCTGCTGTGTGGACTACCTTATCAAGGCCGGGGCAAAGGTCGCTGCAGAAAACAAGAAAGGTACTGTAATACCATCATGAATAGCATGATGCAGTAGGATATTAAATAGCAAACAATGAATGAATACTCACTCACTCTGGAGGCTACCCAAACTACACATAAGGTCAGCACTCAGAACACCCGAGTTGGTTGACTGTTTTGGTTGATAGATTGCCTCAGAGACTTTTTCTGTCATTTGAATAAGTGCATTTTGTTTCAGAGCAAAATTGCTTGGACATCGCCCGTGCCTATGCAGACTTCAGGATTGTGGACTTGGTCCAGGCTAAGATTGATTCTCTGCCCAAACTCAAGGAGAACAAGAAAGGAAAAGGGGGTAAACCTCAACCTAAACCCAGACCTGCCACTGCCCAAGAAAAGGTACAAGAACCTTTCATGCTACTGGTTTGTCCTAACAACGTTGACCGTTTCTTTCTATTTTTGATCCGATCGATGGTAAAACTGTTAACCAATCATCATATTCCTGTATGTCAAAGATGTGGTCACACACACCCATTCTTTTTTGATCACATTGAGATTTTCCCATCTCTCAATGTGACCGAAAACCAAAAAGTGTAAAAGGATAGTCCCTGTTACCCTACCCCAGAGACTTGTAAGCAAATTAGTCCAGACGTGTAGAATTACTTGCTGACAAGGCCGTGGTGTAGTTCTCAATAACCAGAGGCATCGTAGCCGGCAGAGACACCATGCGAGTCCCTATTCAAACTCAAGTAAAATAAaattgctatatacagggggtaccggtacagagcccATGTGCGGTGGTACAGtgtagtcgaggtcatttgtatatgtaggtaggggtaaagtgactatgcatagataataaacagcgagtatcTGAGGggagggtgtcaatgtaaatagtctgggtggccatttgatcaattgttcagcagtcttgtggcttTGGGGTGGAAGCTGCTAATGAacattttggtcctagacttggctctccggtacctcttgccgtgcggtagcagagagaagtctatgacttgggtgactgtaGTCTTTGACAATTTATTGGGCcttcgggccttcctctgacactgcctaatatataggtcctggatggcaggaagcttggccccggtgatgtattgggccgcacgcactaccctctgtagtgtcttacAGTTGAATGCCGAGCAGTTggcataccaggtggtgatgcaaccatgctGTCAATGGTggagctgtataaccttttgaggatctggggacccatgccaaatatttccagtctcctgtggaggaaaatgtgttgtcgtgccctcttcacgactgtcttggtgtgtttggaccatgatagtttgttgggtGATGTTGACAcgaaggaatttgaagctcttgacctgctctactacagccccgtcaaagttaatgggggcatgctcggtcctccttttcctgtagtccacaattatcttctttgtcttgctcacattgagggagaggttgctgtcctataggctgtctcatcgttgtccgtgatcaggcctatcactgttgtgtcgtcagcaaacttaatgatggtgttagagtcgtgcttggccacacagtcatgggtgaacagggagtacaggcggTGACTAAGCACGCACACCAGAGGGGCCCCGGGGTTGATTATCAgggtggcagatgtgttgttgcctacccttaccatctgggggcggcccatcaggaagtccaagatccagttgcagagggaggtgtttagtcccagggtccttagcttagtgatgagctttgtgggtactatgatgttgaatgctgagctgtagtcaacgcTGTagtctcacataggtgttccctttgtccaggttggaaagggcagtgtgaagtgagattgagattgcgtcatctgtggatctgtttggcgcggtatgcgaattgaagtgggtctagagtttctgggatgatggtgttgatgtgagccatgacccaCCTTTCAATGCTCTTCATGTCTACTGGCGTGAGTGCTACGGCGCGGTAGTCAttcaggcaggttaccttcgcattCTTTTAcacatggtggtctgcttgaaacatgtaggtattacagactcggtcagggagagtttgaaaatgtcaatgaagacacttgccagttggtccgcgcatgctcaaTACATGGTCTTgagtttgatggttcgtctgagggcatgggggtgtggatgtggccTGTAACTGAGGTGGTATTACACCTCAATTCCATTGGATGAATCTcggaacatattctagtctgtgctagcaaaacagagtggatgctacgctacaggactctctgaccacttccgtattgagcgagtcactgatACTTCCTGTTGTGGTTTATGCTTGTAAGAAGGATTAAGGAAgacagaattatggtcagatttgccaaatggagggtgagggatagTTTTGtgttca is a genomic window of Oncorhynchus keta strain PuntledgeMale-10-30-2019 chromosome 19, Oket_V2, whole genome shotgun sequence containing:
- the ankef1a gene encoding ankyrin repeat and EF-hand domain-containing protein 1a, giving the protein MKTPVAEGRLQVLQIYRLLQYVHEGDQPQIEKMVDMGVEDLINLTEPREGTGVLHLAAVANNTNMVSFLLAQGAQPNVQDKRGRTPVMLAAEMGHDGMVALLAKNYAKMNLLDAEGKGVLFYCIFPTKRHMRCLQVALHSMADVNNVSLAGTPVFLLACQRAADCSAMCLSILEQGADPNSANLMTGRTALMEAARAGAVELVRAILLRGANPNTLDKNHLHATHFAAMGGFFEVIQVLSAYSADMGVMTSEGDTPLHYAARGGFTDCCRFLAQRGCNPKQKNQEGLLPRHIAKDNSYKAVVKELKKAERIHGKYSKTGVSNPNTPWALTLHDWSHEHEAALRNAFLDKSEAKGTETVSREMFISVLQKLQAPVELDQLHKVVVAHDKRREGLVNVSDFFKGLKYLQKSFTIASYGPKKKKGGKRGKKGKKKAKFTLPMPICTIPPELIYRRDDGGPPHYMIETYQHCTDVTRFDRDHPPVHPIEDDSAWYLDKPERVYIDINYCVKTGDLESLNLAFSQGVPVDVKDRFYKTPLMTACSSGNYEVAQFLLNLGADVNVCDQFRWTPLHHACHAGQLDIMELLVERGAKVDTPALNGATPLMRAIESCRPCCVDYLIKAGAKVAAENKKEQNCLDIARAYADFRIVDLVQAKIDSLPKLKENKKGKGGKPQPKPRPATAQEKGHGPVTPAPSEMVVNKAMSLKESIIRHSTQIISGQVNKVDISYVPKTVWGKQTTTSQLVEKMQKKRERFSYEVDFEDFMMPFSKNIQQKSLKLTQATN